The Ranitomeya imitator isolate aRanImi1 chromosome 3, aRanImi1.pri, whole genome shotgun sequence genome has a window encoding:
- the LOC138671608 gene encoding KRAB-A domain-containing protein 2-like gives MSEEMKDRFSELLNEVVEKKRDNNFYLTDDKYENILKEVKEAKVVVLKQSIHYRRLKRYDIMTIGNVEKLIEPISCEKENLLHYVWCAELFSVIHNAHISTGHGGRTRILKEMNRKFKYVTTESIVIYLRLCQPCQKKQKITKKGLVVKPILHSEMNSRAQVDLIDMQSNCDNDFKFIFVYQDHVTKFVLLHALCTKTAEEVAYHLLDIFSTFGAPCILHSDNGREFCNKVIQNLCAMWPDMKIVHGKPRHSQSQGSVERANQDIENMLSMWMETNKSPKWSECLHFVQTMKNRAYHEGIKCSPFEAMFEVPMQMGVATSKIPSDGITNLSSEEDLEKMFVGLQEEPSDPTSPTEAKGSDDSNFHHTSAPTAVEASDESNCHQLFTMEGEGLDLSNCPHTLTAYETPPILPSKNNEALKEKSVESKPSKKDGELHDDPAT, from the coding sequence ATGAGTGAGGAAATGAAAGATCGTTTTTCAGAGCTCTTGAATGAAGTGGTGGAGAAAAAGCGAGATAATAATTTTTATCTCACTGACGATAAATACGAGAATATATTGAAAGAAGTGAAGGAGGCTAAGGTGGTGGTACTTAAACAGAGTATTCACTACAGGCGTTTGAAGAGGTACGACATCATGACCATCGGAAATGTTGAAAagttaattgaaccaatttcatgtGAAAAAGAGAACTTGTTGCATTACGTTTGGTGTGCAGAACTCTTTAGTGTCATTCATAATGCGCACATCAGCACCGGCCATGGAGGGCGGACCAGGATCCTAAAGGAGATGAACCGTAAGTTCAAATATGTCACAACCGAGTCAATAGTTATTTATCTGCGACTCTGCCAGCCATGTCAGAAAAAACAGAAGATTACCAAAAAAGGCCTTGTTGTGAAACCCATCCTACACAGTGAAATGAATTCTCGTGCTCAAGTCGATCTCATTGACATGCAATCCAATTGTGATAATGATTTCAAGTTCATATTTGTCTATCAAGACCACGTCACTAAATTTGTTCTTCTACATGCTTTATGCACTAAAACAGCAGAAGAGGTTGCGTACCACCTCCTTGACATTTTTTCCACTTTTGGTGCCCCGTGTATTCTGCATTCTGATAATGGGAGGGAATTTTGTAACAAGGTCATACAGAATTTGTGTGCGATGTGGCCTGATATGAAAATAGTGCATGGTAAACCAAGACACAGCCAGTCCCAAGGCTCCGTGGAAAGAGCAAATCAAGACATTGAAAACATGTTGTCAATGTGGATGGAAACAAATAAGTCACCCAAGTGGTCTGAGTGCCTTCACTTTGTACAAACAATGAAAAATAGAGCATACCATGAGGGAATAAAATGCTCGCCCTTTGAAGCTATGTTCGAAGTACCAATGCAGATGGGTGTAGCTACCTCCAAAATTCCTAGTGATGGGATCACAAATCTGTCTTCAGAAGAAGATCTTgaaaaaatgtttgttggtttgcaAGAGGAACCTAGTGATCCGACATCACCAACAGAAGCCAAAGGGTCAGATGATTCTAACTTTCATCACACGTCAGCACCGACAGCAGTAGAAGCTTCGGATGAATCCAACTGTCATCAGCTGTTCACAATGGAAGGAGAAGGTTTGGACTTATCCAACTGTCCGCACACCTTAACAGCATATGAAACTCCACCAATTTTGCCATCCAAGAATAATGAAGCCCTAAAAGAAAAAAGTGTCGAGTCAAAGCCTTCTAAGAAAGATGGAGAACTTCATGATGATCCAGCAACCTGA